TTCCCGGATGTGCTTAAAGAACTGAACAAGAATCAGAGCCGAAAGGAAGAGCTTGAAGCCCTGTTTGCAGAGGTGAATGAACTTGAAGAAGGGGTATGGTCTGAAGAAGATTACGAGGTTTGGCCTAAAGATGAGCTGAAGGAGCATAAGGAAGCATTGAAATCTCTTAAAGGCGAACGCAAAGAAGCAGATAAGGAATACAAAAATATACTTAAACGTATCAAGGCAAATGAAAAGGCATTAATAAACAGGCCCGAATTAAAAGAGGAAATTGAACTCCTGAAGGCAGAAGCCCTGAGACTGAGGAATTTCACAAACAGTTTGGATACCAAGATTGAAGCCGATGAAAAACGCTTTTCCAGACACACCGAACTGGAAGATGAACTTAAAGAATGTAAAAAGGTGATTAAGCAGATTAAAGAGAATAGACAAGAATCAGTGGATAAGGCACGTTTAAAAATCACAGATGAAGAAGCTAAAGATCTGATACTAAACCGATGGAACCGCACTCTACAACAGACCCTGGATGGCTACCTGACCACACACAGCAGATTGCTGTTACAGTATATTGAAAATCTCTGGGACAAATATACCACTAACCTGAATAGCATTTTGGCTGAACGAGAAGAGCAGACCCAATTGCTGAATAGTTTTCTGTCGGAGTTGGGGTATGAGTGAACCTCTGAGAGAATTAGCAAATATTGAATATGGAGCGAGCCCAAAAGAAATCAGGGTAGGAGTAAAAACAGAAATAAAAATATTCGGCACTGGTGGTTTAATGGGGTATTCATGTAAACCATTGTTTGAACAACCTCTTGTTGTAGTAGCAAGAAAAGGAACTCTTGATAGACCAATTTACTCTGATCAACCATGTTGGGTTATAGATACTGCATTCGCAGTCATACCTAAAAAAAATGTTAACGCTAAATGGCTTTTTTACCAATTATCAAACTACGATTTAAAAAGATTGAATGAAGCAACTGGAGTCCCCAGCATAAGCCGTGATTTTTTATACCGGATTAAATTTAAAAGACCTACTCTGCAAGCCCAACGTAAAATCGCCCACATACTATCCAATGTCGATGTGGTAATCGAAAAAACACAAGCTGCCATTGCAAAATACAAGGCCATAAAACAAGGTATGCTGCATGACCTGTTTACCCGCGGCATCGACCCTGCCACCAACAAACTGCGCCCCGTATATATAGATGCCCCGCATTTGTATAAAGAAAGCAAGTTGGGCTGGATTCCTAATGAGTGGGTAGAGGTTTCTTTAGCCTTTTTCACTACGCAAATTGGTGATGGTATCCATACAACACCAAAATATTCTGAAAATACAGATTATTATTTTGTGAATGGCAACAATCTATCCGAAGGTGAAATTCTTATTGGTGATACAGCACTTTGCGTAAGCAAAGAAGAGTATGAAAAACATTTCATAGGACTTGATAAAAAAACAATTTTGTATTCCATAAATGGGACGATTGGAAATATTGCTTTCTACAAAGATGAAAAAATCATTCTGGGCAAGAGCGCTTGTTACATTACGTGTAAGAATAACGTAAATTTGGATTTTATATATTTTTTTCTACAATCATTTCGTGTAAAAAAATATTACGAAAACGAGTTAACTGGGTCTACGATTAAAAATCTTTCTTTAGCATCCATAAGGAATACACCGATTACAATACCAAAAGACGATGGAGAGCAAGAATTTATAGCAAATAGAATACGAGCGATTGATAGAAAACTCCAAACCGAACAAATCTATCTGCACAAAATGCAGCAGATAAAAGCAGGTTTAATGGCGGACTTATTAAGCGGGAAAAAGGAAGTAAGAGTTGAAGCTGAATCTATAAATTAAAAAGAGAAAAATTATGGCTGAATACGTTAATGTTGAAAAACCCTTTCTGGATAAGCTCCGGCTTTTGGGGTGGCAGGTTATTGACCAGGGTATCGGTATTCCACAGGAACCGGAAAAAAGCCTGCGAAAAGATTTTAAGCAGGTGGTTTTACCGGATGAATTTAAAAAGGCCATAAAAAAGATAAACACCACCTCTGAAGGTCGGGAATGGCTTACTGACAAACAACTGGATCAGATACTCTTTGAGATTCAGAACTTCCCTGGTAGAAGTCTGCACGAAGCAAACAAGGAAATTCACCGTTTGCTGCTCAAGGGCACTTCTGTTGCCAGAAACGAACTGACCAACGAACAGGACCCGACCGTGCGCCTTGTGGATTTCAGAAACTATGAAAACAATTCTTTTATCGCCATTAACCAGTTTCGTTTGAATACTCCGGGTGCAAGCCGCCAGGGCATCATCCCTGATATTGTCCTCTTTTTAAATGGTATGCCTGTCTGTGTTGTTGAAGCCAAGGACTTTGATGTTGCAGAACCTTTAAGCGAGGCATTTTTACAGATAACACGCTATGCCAATACCCGTGATGATGATTATGGAATTAAAGAGGGCGAAGAGCGGCTTTTCCATTACTATATGTTCAGCATTATTACACACGGCAAAGAGGCCCGTGTTGGAACAATCAGCGCGGAATTTGATTTTTACAACAACTGGGTGGACATATTCCCCGAAGAATACCGCACTGTAAAATATCCCCCCGATGAAGAGCGGCAGGAAGTGCTTATACACGGCATGCTGAACAAGGAAATCCTTATTGATCTCTTGAAACACTTCACCATGTTTATAGAAATCAAAAAGGGTGTGGAAGTTAAGATAGTAGCCCGTTACAACCAGTACAGAGCAGTAGGAAAAATCATTAAAAGCCTTCGGGAAGGTAAAACGCCTTTTGATAAAAGCGGTGTGGTCTGGCACACACAGGGGAGCGGAAAAAGCCTGACAATGGTTTTTTTAATCCGCAAGCTTCGTTCCCTGGATGATTTAAAAGACCTTAAGATTATATTTATTGTTGACCGCCTTGATCTTGAAACACAATTGTCGGAAACCGCTTCCATGACCGGAGAACCTGTGCGTGTTATCAGCCGCCGCAACAAACTCAATCAACTGAGCGACGACACCGGCGATGTGAACATGGTGATGATACACAAATTTTTAAATGAAAATAATATCTCTGCACAGTCCCTGATTGAAGCCGGAATTGTACCCACCTTTGAAAAATTTGAGACCATTAATGACAGTGGCCGCATCCTGATGCTGATTGATGAGGCCCACCGCACACAGGGTGGTAACATGGGTGACAACCTGTTTTCTGCCTTTCCAAATGCCATACGAATCGGTTTTACCGGAACTCCCCTGCTTACTGATAGACACGAAATAAAAACCCATCAAAGATTTGGTAAATTTATTGATTTTTACAAATTCGACAAGGCGGTTAAGGACAGGGCGACAGTTGAGATTAAATACATAGGCAAAGTATCAAGAGACAGGCTGGACGATAAAGAAGCCTTTGATACCGAGTTTGAAGACATGTTTGAAGAGCGCTCCCAGGCAGAAAAGGAAGAGATACAGCGCCGCTATGGATCGTTTGTTGCCTACCTGGAATCTAAAGATCGAATTGCCGGAATCAGCAGGGATATTATCGACCATTATTACAGGGATATTCTTGTAAACGGGTTTAAGGCACAGGTGGTTGCATCAAGCATTGTGGCGGCAGTCCGGTACAAATATGAACTGGAAATTGTCATTAAAAACAAGATCACCGCATTAAGAGAGTTACCGGCTGAAGATGTGGACGCGGAACAGCTACAGCGGCTGGAAGGTTTAAAGGTAGTCGCTATTGTTTCTAGTCTGGGCAATAATGAGCCCGGCTATATCAGCAAGGCACGCAGAGAAGCTAAAGATATGAATGCCATTGATAATTTTAAGGCTGACTTTGATCCTGAAAAACCTGAAACAGGTATTGGTATTATCTGCGTATGCGACCGCCTGTTGACTGGGTTTGACGCCCCTGTGGAACAGGTTATGTACCTGGATAAAAGTCTAAGAGAACACGATCTGTTTCAGGCCATCACACGTGTGAACAGAACAAAGCATGGGAAGACATTTGGTCTGGTTGTTGATTATTTCGGGGTTACCAAACATTTAAGCGATGCCCTCAATATTTACACAGACAGGGATAAATTGAAGCTTCAGGATTTTCAAAATGTCTTCAGGGATATAGACAAGGAAATACCGATCCTTGAAGCCAGATATAAACGGCTGGTTGATTTATTCTCAGATCATAAACTTAAAGAGATTGATGCCTTTTTGATGCAGGAATTTAAAGACAGCAAAAAGGAGTTTGAGTTTGCAGAGGAATGTATTGAGACAGCAAAAAACATAAAATTCAGGGCGGAATTACTCACCTATTCAAAGAGCTTTTTTGACAGCCTGGATCTATTGTTTAATGTGCAGGCCGGAGCAGAATACTGGATACCGGCGAAACGCCTGGGTTATCTGATCTGGAGAATAAAAGACAGGTATAAGGATGAGACAATGGACCTTAAATGGGCATCTGAAAAGGTCCGCAAACTAATTGATAAACATCTTCTCTCTATTGGCATTGACACCAAGGTGAAGCAGGTCTCCATCCTGTCGGATGAATTTGGGAAAAAGGTCGATTATCTGAATATAACGCCTAAATCCAAGGCGTCGGAAATGGAACATGCCATCCGCTGGCACATTAAAGTAAATCTTGAAAAAGACCCTGCCCTTTACAGCCATTTTAAAGACAGACTGGAATCCATCCTAAGCGCATATAAAGACAATTGGGAAACTATTGTTCATGAGTTAAACAAATTGCGGGAAGAAATGGCAAAAGGCAGAAAGGATGATATTGAAGGTGTATCCATTGTTGAAGCGCCTTTTTTTGATTTACTGAAGGATAGGTTGGTTCCTGGTAATGAAGCCGATATGAACAGGGCAAAGGAGCTGACACATACCCTTATGCCTATTCTAAAGGAGACTGCTGCGATTAGAAATTTCTGGAAGGATAAACCGGCAGAGAGAAAACGAGTTGAAGGACTTATTGAAGATGAATTACGTTATTCAGGGGTTTCGGGAGTATCGGAAAAGGCAGGGGAACTGACAACAGAAATAATGAAACTGGCGGAAAACAGAGAGTCGGATTTAAAATGAAACTTGAAGGGATAAATATAATCATCGAAAAGACTGACCGCCGAAAGACTGTAAGTATTTTTATAGAAAGAGACGGCTCTGTGCGGGTACTGGCTCCGGCTACATCGAGTGATGATAAGATTGAAAAAGCTATCCGCTCAAAGCAGTATCAGATATTTACCAAACTTGCTAAATGGAAAGAACTTAATCAGGGAAAAGTAAACCGGAAATTTGTGAATGGGCAATCCTTTTTATATTTTGGTAGGAACTACAGGCTGGCAATTGTTGATAAGCAGGATGTGCCCCTAAAACTGACAAAAGGATATCTGACCCTTGACAGGCGAAAGCTCCATGAGGCGGTAAATGTGTTTAAACAATTTTATAAAGAAAAGGCAGAAAAGAAGATAGAAGAAAGAGTGAAGTATCTTGTAGATAAATTTCAAAAGAAACCCTCAACAATAAAAGTGCTGGAATTGCGAAACAGGTGGGCATCATGGACACCCAAGCAAGGTTTGAACTTTCATTGGAAATGCGCCATGGCCCCTGTACCGGTACTTGATTATATCATCACCCATGAAATGGTTCACTTGAAATATCCGAACCATTCACCGGAATTCTGGAATGAACTGGATAAAAAAATGCCTGATTACAGGGTGCATGAAAACTGGTTAAAACAGAATGGCGTGAAGATGGCGATATAGTTCAAGATGGGAGGAGGCATAGGGGCCTAGTCATTACATGGACAGAATTTTAGGGAAATCCGAGACAGTGTCTCGGATTTCCGGACCGGAGAGAGGGAAGTACTATAAATATGAAATCGGGGTCGTACTTCAAAACATCAATTGAGCTGGATAAAAGATAACAGGTTAAGAGATCTATCAGAAAAAGAATTACAGAACCCTTTATTTTGAGTTTGACCTTATGTTTGTGAACGGCGGCAACAACCTGAAAACCTGAAGATAGGTGAAGAGAAATGGAAGGTGCGGGTTATAGAAGCAGCAAAGTATTGAAACAAATAATTAATGAAATAGATAAAGCCCTTGCCATCCACCATGGCTTTAACTATTAGAAACTGGATTTTATTTTCAATTATGATATCAAATACCGCATGGGAAAGGTAACTGATAACGAAGAAGATGACCTATGATAAATTATCAATGCTGTAATTCCAAAAAATAAGGTATACTATGCCTCAAGAAAAAACACTGATATACCATATTACGCATATAAACAACCTTAAGGGAATTATTGAACGGGATGGTTTGGTAGCTCAGAGTATAATAGCCAGAGAATCGATTGAATATTGTAATATCGCCCATAACACGGTTCAGGATAGAAGGGAGCATACAAATGTCCCTTTACAGCCAGGCGGTAATCTTCATGATTATGTTCCCTTTTATTTTGCGCCGCGTTCGCCAATGCTTTATGCTATAAATATGAAAAATGTGGCAGACTGCATGGCTACTCAGCTTGACATTGTATATCTTGTATCAAGTGTAGAAAATGTTGCCCAATCCAATGTGGAGTTTGTTTTTACTGATGGCCATGCTATTATGGCGATATCAGATTTCTATAGGGACCTTGATGATCTCAGGTTGGTCGACTGGAAAATAATGGAAGAAAAATACTGGGCTGACACAGATGATGATCCTGACAGTAAGAGAAGAAGACAGGCTGAATTTTTAGTCTATAAAGTGTTCCCATGGGAAAATATTGAGTATATGGCAGTAAAAAGCAATCCGATAAAAACAAAAGTTGAAAACATTATTGCCAATGCATCAATAAAACACCATGTTTTAGTAAAGCCCGATTGGTATTATTAATGGAGGAGACCATGATAAATAGTGTTACAGGCAATCTCTTAAAGGCAAAGGCTGATGCCCTGGTAAATACTGTAAACTGCGTCGGGGTCATGGGTAAAGGTATTGCTCTTCAATTTAAACAGGCCTTTCCTGAAAATTATAAAGAGTATGAAAAGGAATGTAAAAACGGGCGGATGAGAGTCGGTAAAATGTTTATTCATCGGACCGGAACATTGTTCCAGCCAAAGTATATCATTAACTTTCCTACAAAACGTCACTGGAAAGGTAAATCAAGACTTGATGATATAAAGCTGGGGCTTAATGACCTCATAAAAGTTATCCGTGAATTGGACATAAAATCGATTGCCATCCCACCTCTTGGCGCTGGCTTGGGCGGATTAAACTGGGTAGAAGTAAAATCACTTATTGAAACATCCTTTAACAAAATACCTGGGGTTGATGTTTTACTTTACGAACCCAAAGGGGCACCTGAACCAGATACGATACCAATTGCAACAACGAAACCTGAAATGACGCGGGGCAGAGCTCTTCTAATAAGACTACTGGATATTTATCGTAGCCAGGGATATCGTCATAATCTTCTTGAAATTCAGAAATTGATGTATTTTCTCCAGGAAGCAGGTGAAAAGTTAAAATTAAAATTCACAAAAAATAATTACGGCCCTTATGCAGAAAACCTGCACCACGTCCTTCAGAAGATTGACGGCCATTATATAAGGGGTTATGGCGATCGTAGCGGAAAATCAGAGGTGTATTTATTGGAGGGAGCATTACAAGAGGCAAAGACACTGCTGGAAAATGATGCCGATGCTCAAGAAAGATTAAACGCAGTTGCAAGGTTGATAAGAGGTTTTGAAACACCATATGGAATGGAATTGCTATCCACTGTTCATTGGGTCTCTAAAGAAACACCTGAAGCGGCTAAAGATCCGGAGACTGTTTTAAAAAAAGTCCAGGAATGGAACCCCCGGAAAAAATTTATGATGAAACCTCAACATGTTGATAAAGCATTAAACCGGTTAAAACAGGAAAACTGGCTAAAGGCTGCTTAAACAAAATTCATGAATTTCTATGCTCCATTATCATTGAAGGAGTGTGGAAAAATATATTCTGGGATTTATTTTCACAACCATTAATGTGAATTCCTATATGACCATTGCAGCCTCAATTCAAGTAATTGATCCTGGTAACCAGGGATACCCTCCTGCCCTCAAAGACCGTTTAGGAGATGATGCCCCAGATAACATATGGTATATTGGCAATATCCAATTGCTTAAAATTCCTAAAACAGCGCTTTTCTGCTCAAAAATATGCCCTGGCGAAGCAATACTTCAAGCTATAACAAAAGCCCAGGAATGGCGTGACAATGGCCGGTGTATAATAAGCGGGTTCCATTCACCAGTGGAAAAAGAATGTCTTAAAATTTTATTAAGGGGAATGCAGCCAATAATAATTTGCCCAGCCCGCAGCATTGAAAAAATGAGGATATCAAAAGAGTGGATTGAAGGGATTGAAAGCGGGCATATCCTGATCATATCACCATTTAATTATACAAAACACAGACTCACAGAAAAGCAGTCAGAAGAAAGAAATGAACTTGTAGCTGCTCTGGCTGACGAAATATATTTTGCTCATATATCTAAGGGGAGTAATACAGAAAAGCTGAACGAAACTATTTCAAGCTGGGGATTGAAGCTGATTTAATAAAAATAGGGAATTGCAGTAAAATAGTGATCGTACCTCAAAAGACCAATTGAGCTGAATAAAAGCCTATTTGTTAAACACTAGCTTCATGGGTCGTGAAAGGTATAAAGAGAAGCTGGTAATATGGAGCATTTGGATCTGATGGACAGAGGTTGGTAAAATGGCAAAAACAAAGAAAATAAAAATTGGGGATTTGGGTCCTTTATACTCATTTACTATCAACCCATATCCTGATCAACGGTTTTCATCCTGTCCTTCATGTGGGAAAAGAACCGGGCAACTGAAACGTCCTTTGCTTATTTATGTTGAGCCGAGGCATTCGATATGTCTAAATTATACCTGTCGATACTGTAAGCATTGTGATTTGCTTATTGCACATAAACATGATGTAGAACATATATTGACAAATATGTTTATGAAGTTAGACCCGGGTGCTATTGGGAATGAGTACCTGATTATAGGGACGGTTGAGAAAAAAGCCTGGCGTGAAAATATGAAAAATCCAAAAGGCCCAGACGTTATACTTACAAACTTACATGATTTTAAAAATGTTCTATCTGAAATCCGGATGACTCGGCCAGGTTGGTATGCGCCCGGACAGAAGCCACAGGTTTTGGAACCTCCGCAACCAACCGAATGGATTAAATAATGGAAAGCCGTTAGTCGGTGATAAATTGCCATCTACTGCAATTGTATAGCGATAACATTTTAATTATCCAAGGACAAAACGTGCTTTTCTTTTTTTTATACCAAGCAATTGAAAGGCATCACGAAATAAAGTCTGGCCTTCCAGTGTGCTTACAACAAGTGCCTGGACGAATCTTCGACTGGCTCGTACCTCTTGTGTTAAATAAAAATCTCCTCCACCGGATTTAGGTCGGTTGATGCGGATATTGAGTTCCCTATCATAAGCATCCTGAAAGATATTTTTCGTAATATATCCAGCGTCCAGAATACGACGAAGGATAACAAGTGTACTTACTTTAAATTTCCTGGCAAGGTCATAAACTGCATCCAGCGGATGCTCTCTGTTGGCTAAATATTCTTTCAAGGCTGTAATGGGAACAAGAAATTCTGCAGCCACCTTATTACACCATATTTCTATTTTTTGTGAAGGTTGAGATGTCAGACTTGTATCAGAGAGTGCGCTTTCTCCCAGCCATATATGGGCCAGTTCATGGGCAAGTGTAAATATCTGGGCCGCTTTAGTATCAGAACCATTAATAAATATTAGAGGAGCATACTTATCAGCCAGGGCAAATCCTCTAAATTCCTGGTGATTGAGTTTTCTCCTGTTATTTGTGCCTACCACACCACTTACCATTACGAGTATGCCGGATGCCTCGATACTTTCAGTAAATTTGCGAAATGTTTCAGCCCAAGTTGTACAGGAACTCTGCACTTCTAAACTGAAATTAAAATATTGCCTTATTGTTAACGCTGCTTTCTCAATAGGATCGCTAAGATTCATAGATCCAACAAATTCACGTTGTTCCTCGGAAATAGCTTTTACATAGGTATGGTACCAGTTTTGCAGAAGGATTTGGTTAGTAAGGTTGTTACTGATCTGTTTTCCATCCCCACTTTTTCGTCAAGGATTGTCAGAAGAGAAGAAATTAGTCTACACATTTGACAAAATAGCTTCTGTATTTTATATGTGTGAGTAGGTGACGAGCATTAAATTTCAAATAACTTTTTAGAAACAGATATACCAAGGCTGTTGAAGGTTTTAACTTTAACAGCTTTGCTTTTTATGGGGCGCGGGTGGTTTAGAAAAACTCATATTAAAATCATAAGAGTGGTCATCATTTTTGGGTAATAAGACGCAGAGCATATAATCAATGCCTTCCAATGGTGATCATGGGAAAGAAAAAAGAGGGTACAGGCGGCTTGTCGACCATAGCTTTAGCGAAGGTGGTTAGTGACGGTGAGTTGTGCCCCTTCTACGTTGCCTGACATTCTCCCTGTTAGAGACTGGATTAAAAGGCTCTTATAACCTCTTAAAATTACATCTCGCGATTGAAAAGGCTGCAACATATTGAATTAAATGCCAATAGCCAATTTAGCACTTTCCCCAAACAGCATTTCTTTAGATAAAAAAAGGGACAACAATGCCCGATTAAAAAGAAAATAAGTCTCCCAGGCTGGTACATGTCCATGCTCTGGTGTAGTGGGAGTCTATGCTTTTATTTTTTTATCAGAGTTAATGGATTTGGCGATCATGGCTTTACCTGTATAAGGGGTTGAACCACCCGAAAATGGCATATTTCCTGCATAAATATCTTTTTGCTAATTATAGCCTTAATCAGATTTATACAATTAATTATAAGCAGGGTTATGTCAGAACACACAGCAGACACCTCCATACTCAGCGTCCTGGACTCGGTTGATAGTATCCATGCGGGCATATTTGTTATAGACAGCGCATTCCGGGTACTCAAGGCCAACAGGCTCAGCCTTGCCCAATTTGGCATTGCCTTCGATGTTGTTCATTCTGACAGTACCTGTTATGGCCTGCTTTTTAACAGACCAGAAATATGTGATGACTGCCCCCTTGCAGTGGAATCTGATCAGGAATCTGCTGAAAGGGCATTTATCCTGAACAAAGAGGGGAGCGGGATATATATAAGAGAAACCATATCCAGGGGAGAAAAAGTCATATTTTTGACGTTTCAGGACAATATAAATGAGGTCTTTCTCCAGAAGGAGATGGACTCAATAAAAAATGAGCTTATTGCCAAGAATATCCTCCTTAACAGATACAGAAATGGCACAGAGGAAAACAGGGGGGTAAACCAGATAATTGATAATCTCCCTGATGCCCTTGTTACAATCGATGACTCCATGAATATCAGGATGATAAACTCAAAGGCGAAACTTGATATGCCTGATGTAACTGCAAGAAAATGCTATGAATTATTGGGTAAAACTAACCCATGCAAGTTATGCCCGGTTGAAAACGGGTTATCAGGCATGCAGGAGGTAAAAACCAGCCACGTTATAGGGGGAAAGTTTTTTACAGAGATCATAAATGGCTTCAAGAAGGAAGAGGGGGGGCTGCTGCTCTTCAGGGATAATACACGTCAGGTAAATCTTATTGAACAGATCAGGACACAGAATGAAACTATCAACAGGAAAAACAATATCCTGTCAAGTCTTGTCAATCTTGAGTCAAGGATGCAGACTGACAAAAATATAAAAAGTGTGCTTGAATATTTTATTGATCTCTTTTTACCCCTGTATCAGTCAGATTCTATTGCCCTTATTGCCAGTGATATAAGGGCGGGGAGCGTAATGGCTACGCTTGGCAGGGGTGTAAGCCATGAGAAATTACATGCCCTTACCCAGGCATATTTTGCCAGGGATATTCATACTGTTGATCCATTCTGCATCCCTGATAATGTGTTGCCATGGCCTGATGCATGCCAGATAAATCTTGTTGGAAGAACCGACAAGCTTGTCGGAATGCTATTTGTAAAGGGGAATGCAGCAGAGGATGGGGCAGAGATAATTGATCTATTTAAAGATCCCCTGACAACCTACATGCATAATCAGATCCTGCTCAGGCTTTTAAAAGAGAGGGCTGACACAGATTCACTCACAGGGTTATACAACCGCAGGTATCTTCAGAAGGCCATGGATGAGGAAAAAATAAAGTATGAAAAATATGGAATCCATTATTCAGTAGTGGTTATTGATATAAACGGGCTCAAATATGTCAATGACAGGTTTGGCCATGAGGCAGGGGACCATATGATCTTCTCTGTTGCCAGGAACCTTAAAGGCTTTTCCCGTGAAACTGATGTAGTAGCGAGGACAGGCGGCGATGAGTTTATTGTGCTGCTTACAAATACCGATGATAAAGGGGCATTAAAATATTCTGAAAAATTAAGGCACATGTTTGATGAGATATATTTTGATATAAATAATACAGAAAAATTATCAGTTACAGTGAGCGCCGGTGCTGCCTCGACCAGTACATCTCTACCGGATGATCTGATTAAGCTGGCTGACAGGCTCATGTATGAGAGCAAGAGGGAATTTTACAAAAAAATGGGGAGGTCGGAGATAACCGACCGTATGGTTGAACTTGAAGACGACAGGCAAGGCATTATCGCTGACAGAACAATGGAGTAGAAAATATGCAAAATAAAAATAATATGGAAAAAGTCATAGAATCACTTTTGGCTGCAACAGAATGTTTACTCATGGGCAAGTATGATGATGCAAAGGTTGAGGTTGATTCAGAGGGGCTTATTTCAAATCTGGCCCAGAAGATCAACACAATGATTATCAACATGAGAACCATTGAGCTGCCGCTTGTTAATGCGGGCGCACAGACACCAAGTGCCCTGACCCGCGCCGAATCTGTAATCACCCTTATGACCCAGTCTACAAACGATGTGCTTAATACATCGGATCAGCTTGTGGAATCACTTGAAAAGCTTGAAAAAAATATGAACTCCGGTGCCTTTAGCAGTGAAAAGTTAAACGATTATCTGAATCAGGAACTCCCTGTTATGAAGGCCGGTATGTTTAATATCATATCTTCACAGTCATATCAGGATGTGGCGAGGCAGAAGATGGAGGCGCTTATAGATGACCTGAATAATATAAGAACCTGGCTTATTGATGCCCTTGTAATACTCAATATCAAGAAGGATTCATCAGAGGGCAATATGGAAAAGAAGGTAAGCCTTTTAAAACAGGTCAAAAACAAGACCATGCCTGAAAATGCAAAGCAGGATCTGGTAGATGACCTGCTATCTGAGTTCGGGTTGTAAAGACCCAGAAAATATACTTGACGCACAGCGGTATTAACTCATATACTCCCTTGTTTTTAAAATTTACCTAATTGATGCAAAAGCAGCGGAGGTGTATCATCGCAAAGCAAAAAAACCAGAGAAGTGAAATAGTTGAAAAGGTTGTATCCCTGGCAAAGAGAAGAGGATTTGTCTTTCAGTCCAGCGAGATCTACGGGGGGTTGAACGGTTGCTGGGACTATGGCCCGCTGGGTGTTGAGCTTCTTAAAAATATCAAAGAAGAGTGGTGGAAATTCATGACCTACCGCGAGGATGTGGAGGGTCAGGATGCGAGTATACTGATGCACCCTAGGGTATGGGAGGCGTCAGGCCATGTTGAAAACTTCACAGACCCCATGGTTGACTGCAAGCAGTGCAAATCAAGGTTCAGACTTGATGTCCTGGGCGAGGCTATAAACGATTCCAAAAAGGAAAAGATCATTGCCTCATTTATTGAGGCAGTCAAGGGTAGCAATAAAGAGTCAATTGCAGATAATATTGCAAATACAGATAGTTCCCTTAATGAAAAATTTGAGAAGCTTCTTGAAAACAGTA
The nucleotide sequence above comes from Desulfatiglans sp.. Encoded proteins:
- a CDS encoding DNA-binding protein, with amino-acid sequence MEKYILGFIFTTINVNSYMTIAASIQVIDPGNQGYPPALKDRLGDDAPDNIWYIGNIQLLKIPKTALFCSKICPGEAILQAITKAQEWRDNGRCIISGFHSPVEKECLKILLRGMQPIIICPARSIEKMRISKEWIEGIESGHILIISPFNYTKHRLTEKQSEERNELVAALADEIYFAHISKGSNTEKLNETISSWGLKLI
- a CDS encoding ImmA/IrrE family metallo-endopeptidase — its product is MNLSDPIEKAALTIRQYFNFSLEVQSSCTTWAETFRKFTESIEASGILVMVSGVVGTNNRRKLNHQEFRGFALADKYAPLIFINGSDTKAAQIFTLAHELAHIWLGESALSDTSLTSQPSQKIEIWCNKVAAEFLVPITALKEYLANREHPLDAVYDLARKFKVSTLVILRRILDAGYITKNIFQDAYDRELNIRINRPKSGGGDFYLTQEVRASRRFVQALVVSTLEGQTLFRDAFQLLGIKKRKARFVLG
- a CDS encoding macro domain-containing protein, translating into MINSVTGNLLKAKADALVNTVNCVGVMGKGIALQFKQAFPENYKEYEKECKNGRMRVGKMFIHRTGTLFQPKYIINFPTKRHWKGKSRLDDIKLGLNDLIKVIRELDIKSIAIPPLGAGLGGLNWVEVKSLIETSFNKIPGVDVLLYEPKGAPEPDTIPIATTKPEMTRGRALLIRLLDIYRSQGYRHNLLEIQKLMYFLQEAGEKLKLKFTKNNYGPYAENLHHVLQKIDGHYIRGYGDRSGKSEVYLLEGALQEAKTLLENDADAQERLNAVARLIRGFETPYGMELLSTVHWVSKETPEAAKDPETVLKKVQEWNPRKKFMMKPQHVDKALNRLKQENWLKAA
- a CDS encoding GGDEF domain-containing protein: MSEHTADTSILSVLDSVDSIHAGIFVIDSAFRVLKANRLSLAQFGIAFDVVHSDSTCYGLLFNRPEICDDCPLAVESDQESAERAFILNKEGSGIYIRETISRGEKVIFLTFQDNINEVFLQKEMDSIKNELIAKNILLNRYRNGTEENRGVNQIIDNLPDALVTIDDSMNIRMINSKAKLDMPDVTARKCYELLGKTNPCKLCPVENGLSGMQEVKTSHVIGGKFFTEIINGFKKEEGGLLLFRDNTRQVNLIEQIRTQNETINRKNNILSSLVNLESRMQTDKNIKSVLEYFIDLFLPLYQSDSIALIASDIRAGSVMATLGRGVSHEKLHALTQAYFARDIHTVDPFCIPDNVLPWPDACQINLVGRTDKLVGMLFVKGNAAEDGAEIIDLFKDPLTTYMHNQILLRLLKERADTDSLTGLYNRRYLQKAMDEEKIKYEKYGIHYSVVVIDINGLKYVNDRFGHEAGDHMIFSVARNLKGFSRETDVVARTGGDEFIVLLTNTDDKGALKYSEKLRHMFDEIYFDINNTEKLSVTVSAGAASTSTSLPDDLIKLADRLMYESKREFYKKMGRSEITDRMVELEDDRQGIIADRTME